The following are encoded together in the Cicer arietinum cultivar CDC Frontier isolate Library 1 chromosome 2, Cicar.CDCFrontier_v2.0, whole genome shotgun sequence genome:
- the LOC101506485 gene encoding PHD finger protein MALE MEIOCYTE DEATH 1: protein MSFSLIDSCKKRKRWPKIFRLHSFADPGCPIAPSGPFRENIRIFLQEAGELEDYKVMGNPIWCTLLIHEKTNLMAPFYTLEEEVYGSSHPFCDHCRCVGWSGHFVSKRRYHFIIPMDNGWHKPLNEESLDNQSHLLHGVIHCNGYGHLLCLNGIEGGSKILSGREIMDLWDRICTNLRARQIAVEDASRKRSMDLRLLHGVAYGHSWFGRWGYKFCRGSFGVTEQNYYEAIETLGSLVLDEIIRDLSKTKYHKDIKQMVRCYRDLSETHIITIRELLRFMLTVKSRGPVSKITVTSSAKSVSSSSPSTSAFMSRNSIKHAVSSSMKEKSARYKKFSTAVANMDSRWPTRRLEFAAQVIVDALKEDKAMKSGSSGMTRQDVRDAARLHIGDTGLLDYVLKSLNNVIVENYVVRRMVNPSTRILEYTIHELGKGFKAPTEVEHGVMTVKDNPQKDSSLSSSTSSWIPGNDVYSDVVFLYKNVLLCYPDSEVVELAVQTILDCRHFVKEWKLRDEMEQVLTFICHLKPNFVENKSELKGPSCGEIVIVPLHATVRDLKQAAEATLRDTYCIAERLIVTDIKELLGVSDEEVLFGLIQSGVKLCVRGIGIDLCTPLKYQGGSDNWKVRCECGAQDDDGERMVACDICEVWQHTRCCGIDDSETVPPLFVCSGCCDSLVPPRVETSNYAIDCADDFLISPEPTHLLEYAYGY, encoded by the exons ATGTCTTTTTCCCTCATTGACTCATGCAAGAAGAGAAAACGATGGCCCAAGATTTTCAGATTACACTCTTTTGCAGACCCAGGTTGTCCCATTGCACCTTCGGGTCCTTTCCGTGAAAACATTCGAATCTTTCTTCAAGAAGCTGGTGAACTTGAAGATTACAAGGTTATGGGTAATCCCATTTGGTGCACTCTTCTCATTCATGAAAAGACCAATCTAATGGCTCCTTTTTACACACTTGAAGAGGAAGTTTATGGCTCTTCTCATCCTTTCTGTGATCATTGTCGCTGTGTAG GTTGGAGTGGTCATTTTGTATCAAAAAGAAGGTATCATTTCATAATCCCAATGGACAATGGGTGGCATAAACCTTTAAATGAAGAATCTCTTGATAATCAAAGTCATCTATTGCATGGTGTGATTCATTGCAATGGTTATGGTCATTTGCTCTGTCTTAATGGCATTGAAGGGGGTTCCAAAATTCTAAGTGGTAGAGAGATCATGGATCTATGGGACAGAATTTGCACCAATCTTCGAGCAAG GCAAATTGCAGTGGAAGATGCATCAAGGAAAAGGTCAATGGATCTTCGATTACTTCATGGAGTTGCCTATGGCCACTCATGGTTTGGTAGATGGGGCTATAAGTTTTGCCGTGGAAGCTTTGGTGTGACAGAACAAAACTACTATGAAGCAATTGAAACTCTTGGCTCATTAGTGCTAGATGAGATAATAAGAGATTTGAGTAAGACAAAGTACCATAAAGATATCAAACAAATGGTTCGTTGCTATAGAGATTTGAGTGAAACTCATATCATCACAATAAGGGAGCTTCTTAGATTCATGCTCACTGTCAAATCTCGTGGACCTGTTTCTAAGATAACAGTAACTTCTTCTGCTAAATCTGTTTCATCTTCATCTCCTTCTACTTCAGCATTTATGTCTAGAAATTCAATCAAACATGCTGTTTCAAGTTCTATGAAGGAAAAATCAGCAAGGTATAAGAAATTCAGCACTGCAGTGGCTAATATGGATAGTAGGTGGCCAACAAGAAGACTAGAGTTTGCAGCTCAAGTGATTGTTGATGCATTAAAAGAAGACAAAGCTATGAAATCAGGTTCTAGTGGAATGACAAGACAAGATGTTAGGGATGCAGCTAGGCTTCACATTGGTGACACAGGTTTACTTGATTATGTGCTGAAATCATTAAACAATGTGATTGTTGAAAACTACGTCGTTCGCCGCATGGTTAACCCTTCAACAAGGATCCTTGAGTACACAATTCATGAGCTTGGGAAAGGGTTCAAAGCACCAACTGAAGTTGAACATGGTGTAATGACAGTTAAAGATAATCCTCAAAAGGATTCATCGTTGTCATCGTCGACATCATCTTGGATTCCTGGTAATGATGTTTACAGTGATGTAGTTTTTCTCTACAAGAATGTATTGTTGTGTTATCCAGATTCGGAAGTGGTGGAATTAGCAGTGCAAACAATACTTGACTGCAGACACTTTGTGAAAGAGTGGAAATTAAGAGATGAAATGGAACAAGTTCTGACATTTATTTGtcatttgaaaccaaattttgttgAGAATAAATCTGAGTTAAAAGGGCCATCTTGTGGTGAAATTGTAATTGTTCCACTTCATGCAACTGTTAGAGACTTGAAGCAAGCTGCTGAGGCTACATTAAGGGACACCTATTGCATAGCAGAGAGACTTATAGTAACTGATATCAAAGAATTGTTGGGTGTGAGTGATGAAGAAGTGCTCTTTGGATTGATACAATCAGGTGTGAAGCTTTGTGTTAGAGGAATTGGTATAGATTTGTGCACACCATTGAAATATCAAGGTGGTTCTGATAATTGGAAAGTGAGGTGTGAATGTGGAGCTCAAGATGATGATGGAGAGAGAATGGTAGCTTGTGATATTTGTGAAGTGTGGCAGCATACACGTTGTTGTGGTATCGATGATTCCGAGACAGTGCCACCATTGTTTGTTTGTTCTGGTTGTTGTGATTCACTTGTGCCACCAAGAGTTGAAACTAGCAACTATGCTATAGATTGTGCTGATGATTTTTTGATTTCACCTGAGCCTACTCACTTGCTTGAGTATGCATATGGATACTGA
- the LOC101506814 gene encoding uncharacterized protein isoform X3, protein MMLKIYRNIYKEVVSLTAMEKYIDCSQIQPFKCNKRLVLSLKRLPRCGSTLNDEASCNPSNPYQFCSISCMVKAISRQSDDSVPSVISIQTLPQEAPPQETQGVEATSRKSDDSVPSVISIQALPQKTPPQETQGAEATSRKSDDSVPSVISIQALPQETQRVEATSRKSDDSVPPISSIQTSPQETQVVTSEPSKRKRKRKGIPHRAPFF, encoded by the exons ATGATGCTGAAAATCTATAGAAATATTTACAAGGAGGTTGTCTCCCTAACTGCTATGGAAAAGTATATCGACTGCTCTCAAATCCAG CCTTTTAAGTGCAACAAGCGTCTGGTTCTTTCTCTGAAACGTCTTCCACGTTGTGGATCGACATTGAATGATGAAGCATCATGCAACCCTTCTAATCCATACCAGTTCTGCTCCATTTCTTGCATG GTCAAAGCTATTTCAAGACAGTCTGATGATTCAGTTCCTTCCGTCATTTCCATCCAGACTCTTCCTCAGGAAGCACCTCCTCAGGAAACACAGGGG GTCGAAGCTACTTCAAGAAAGTCTGATGATTCAGTTCCTTCCGTCATTTCCATCCAGGCTCTTCCTCAGAAAACACCTCCTCAGGAAACACAGGGG GCCGAAGCTACTTCAAGAAAGTCTGATGATTCAGTTCCTTCCGTCATTTCCATCCAGGCTCTTCCTCAGGAAACACAGAGG GTCGAAGCTACTTCAAGAAAGTCTGATGATTCAGTTCCTCCTATCAGTTCCATCCAGACTTCTCCTCAAGAAACACAGGTGGTTACTTCTGAACCATCTAAGCGAAAAAGGAAACGAAAAGGAATACCGCACAGAGCTCCCTTCTTCTAA
- the LOC101506814 gene encoding uncharacterized protein isoform X1 — protein sequence MNTVHGKPISLLLPYIDVSQQNSLFCFSHGRVIARRTKQRKDHEQEAQSEVHLPRWLEDFLGKEFFDTCSSHSIRRNELNIYCINCNVSACQSCVSIGSSHQDHMMLKIYRNIYKEVVSLTAMEKYIDCSQIQPFKCNKRLVLSLKRLPRCGSTLNDEASCNPSNPYQFCSISCMVKAISRQSDDSVPSVISIQTLPQEAPPQETQGVEATSRKSDDSVPSVISIQALPQKTPPQETQGAEATSRKSDDSVPSVISIQALPQETQRVEATSRKSDDSVPPISSIQTSPQETQVVTSEPSKRKRKRKGIPHRAPFF from the exons ATGAACACTGTGCATGGGAAACCCATATCCTTGCTTCTTCCGTACATTGACGTTTCTCAACAAAATTCACTCTTTTGTTTTTCTCATGGGCGTGTAATTGCTAG GAGAACTAAGCAGCGAAAAGAC CATGAGCAAGAGGCCCAGAGTGAAGTTCACCTGCCAAGGTGGCTTGAGGATTTTTTGGGAAAAGAATTCTTTGACACATGTTCTTCTCATTCGATTCGAAGGAATGAGTTAAATATATACTGTATAAACTGCAATGTCTCTGCTTgtcaatcttgtgtatcaatTGGATCTTCTCATCAAGATCACATGATGCTGAAAATCTATAGAAATATTTACAAGGAGGTTGTCTCCCTAACTGCTATGGAAAAGTATATCGACTGCTCTCAAATCCAG CCTTTTAAGTGCAACAAGCGTCTGGTTCTTTCTCTGAAACGTCTTCCACGTTGTGGATCGACATTGAATGATGAAGCATCATGCAACCCTTCTAATCCATACCAGTTCTGCTCCATTTCTTGCATG GTCAAAGCTATTTCAAGACAGTCTGATGATTCAGTTCCTTCCGTCATTTCCATCCAGACTCTTCCTCAGGAAGCACCTCCTCAGGAAACACAGGGG GTCGAAGCTACTTCAAGAAAGTCTGATGATTCAGTTCCTTCCGTCATTTCCATCCAGGCTCTTCCTCAGAAAACACCTCCTCAGGAAACACAGGGG GCCGAAGCTACTTCAAGAAAGTCTGATGATTCAGTTCCTTCCGTCATTTCCATCCAGGCTCTTCCTCAGGAAACACAGAGG GTCGAAGCTACTTCAAGAAAGTCTGATGATTCAGTTCCTCCTATCAGTTCCATCCAGACTTCTCCTCAAGAAACACAGGTGGTTACTTCTGAACCATCTAAGCGAAAAAGGAAACGAAAAGGAATACCGCACAGAGCTCCCTTCTTCTAA
- the LOC101506814 gene encoding protein RGF1 INDUCIBLE TRANSCRIPTION FACTOR 1-like isoform X2 — protein sequence MMSSSSSKKMNEHEQEAQSEVHLPRWLEDFLGKEFFDTCSSHSIRRNELNIYCINCNVSACQSCVSIGSSHQDHMMLKIYRNIYKEVVSLTAMEKYIDCSQIQPFKCNKRLVLSLKRLPRCGSTLNDEASCNPSNPYQFCSISCMVKAISRQSDDSVPSVISIQTLPQEAPPQETQGVEATSRKSDDSVPSVISIQALPQKTPPQETQGAEATSRKSDDSVPSVISIQALPQETQRVEATSRKSDDSVPPISSIQTSPQETQVVTSEPSKRKRKRKGIPHRAPFF from the exons ATGATGAGTTCTTCTTCCTCCAAAAAAATGAATGAG CATGAGCAAGAGGCCCAGAGTGAAGTTCACCTGCCAAGGTGGCTTGAGGATTTTTTGGGAAAAGAATTCTTTGACACATGTTCTTCTCATTCGATTCGAAGGAATGAGTTAAATATATACTGTATAAACTGCAATGTCTCTGCTTgtcaatcttgtgtatcaatTGGATCTTCTCATCAAGATCACATGATGCTGAAAATCTATAGAAATATTTACAAGGAGGTTGTCTCCCTAACTGCTATGGAAAAGTATATCGACTGCTCTCAAATCCAG CCTTTTAAGTGCAACAAGCGTCTGGTTCTTTCTCTGAAACGTCTTCCACGTTGTGGATCGACATTGAATGATGAAGCATCATGCAACCCTTCTAATCCATACCAGTTCTGCTCCATTTCTTGCATG GTCAAAGCTATTTCAAGACAGTCTGATGATTCAGTTCCTTCCGTCATTTCCATCCAGACTCTTCCTCAGGAAGCACCTCCTCAGGAAACACAGGGG GTCGAAGCTACTTCAAGAAAGTCTGATGATTCAGTTCCTTCCGTCATTTCCATCCAGGCTCTTCCTCAGAAAACACCTCCTCAGGAAACACAGGGG GCCGAAGCTACTTCAAGAAAGTCTGATGATTCAGTTCCTTCCGTCATTTCCATCCAGGCTCTTCCTCAGGAAACACAGAGG GTCGAAGCTACTTCAAGAAAGTCTGATGATTCAGTTCCTCCTATCAGTTCCATCCAGACTTCTCCTCAAGAAACACAGGTGGTTACTTCTGAACCATCTAAGCGAAAAAGGAAACGAAAAGGAATACCGCACAGAGCTCCCTTCTTCTAA